The genomic stretch TACCCGTCCCGCACCTACCCCACTCGCCACTTCGCGGCTCGTGCACGCGACATTGCACGCGACATGCCGCGTGCTTAGTCACTggctactttaaaaatatttctggCTACTTTAGATTTTATGGAGAACACTGGttttccgcccccccccccccccccccacaacacATGGCCACACCAAAATTGGAAATCTTTCAGCTACTACTAACTAGCTGGGAATTGCTTTAATTCAAAACAGCCTCAATTTTCTTGAGTAAAGTGTCGTTGAATTCTAAAGGAGTGTTgggacaaatattttattcaaaatacagataaactgcttttcaaattaACTGACACAAATAAGTCACAAATAGTgagttttggttgctttaaaatgTGAAAAGTTAAGCTGTTCTTTATACACTATTGCTGtcaataaatgtaattgttttatgatgtttgtaCTGTTACACTGTTTTTCTTTCCAGATGTTAAAAGTTATCTGGAATATCATTAAAAAGATTTTTGGGGTCCTCTTCCTCCTGTGTGCTCCTTTGAAACGACTCTGGTGCCGAAGGAAACGACGAACATCTGACACCATCTTGCCGCTAGCCAATCATTACCCTTTAGTAGAAAACCTTAACTCAAACTATTCACCATTGAACGGAAACGTATGTTGtttcatttacttttgttaagttaataaaatgaatttaattttttGAGCTCGCCCTGTAGAAGAAAgatttaaatcattttcatgtTGTTTGTTACTGGAGCAATATGTCCTATTGTCCCTTTTATAGTTTTTTTGGTGGAAATGATATCCAAAACAACAAACTAACAAAAATCAGATGAACGATTCAAACAGTTTTCTGTTTTTGCATTTTGAAGGAATTGATTGTTTTTGCATGGAACAATTATAttcaaattgcatttatataaGCTATATGGACTTActatatgtttaatttatgatctgggaaaacctggcttaatTCAGTTCACACTAGCTATAAATCAGGAGCAACAATTTCCACCAAGatttgattttcgctaagaaaagaaatcctttgataaaaaatactataaaatcattaagtgttgttcctgataagcctgtgcagagtgcacaggctaatctgggttgacacgttaccgacatgcattaagccccattttctcagagcgaggctcatttgaaAACTTTTCTAGCCGGGGCCTGATTTGGCGCCGTGGGATAGCTGGGAGGAACAGCAGAAGGTGCGGTCGGTGGAAGAATACCGTCAGAGACAGTTGCTACAGCAACAGAACTCCCAGGAGCCCGAACCAGAGCCGGACTACTTTCAGGATATGACCCCAAAATACCAGAAACAGAAAAA from Dreissena polymorpha isolate Duluth1 chromosome 10, UMN_Dpol_1.0, whole genome shotgun sequence encodes the following:
- the LOC127848640 gene encoding receptor-binding cancer antigen expressed on SiSo cells-like, with product MLKVIWNIIKKIFGVLFLLCAPLKRLWCRRKRRTSDTILPLANHYPLVENLNSNYSPLNGNPGPDLAPWDSWEEQQKVRSVEEYRQRQLLQQQNSQEPEPEPDYFQDMTPKYQKQKKVLIKKKEASYSGSISSKLAVAEDLPVMQTSELGSWEDEQGNAWEEEAVDDSDLAWEADVLVREKKRQERHLQQQRRKQERDQQRHAKPQSHLSAVKLS